Proteins from a genomic interval of Mesobacillus sp. S13:
- the galU gene encoding UTP--glucose-1-phosphate uridylyltransferase GalU: MKIRKAIIPAAGLGTRFLPATKAQPKEMLPIVDKPTIQYIVEEAVASGIEEIIIIIGRGKRSIEDHFDKSYELEDALLKKNKLDILEEVQNISSLAKIYYVRQKEAQGLGHAILCAKSFIGNEPFAVLLGDDIVKSEIPCLKQIINVFEYCNSSVIAVQSVGDSDVSKYGIVKPKGANLEPNLFYIDSLIEKPKKEEAPSNYAIMGRYVLRPEIFDVLAQLPSGHGGEIQLTDALNELNRRQAVLAYNFEGKRYDIGDKIGFIKATIDFALQREDTRDDVIEYLRDVLGMTDLKSECD; encoded by the coding sequence ATGAAAATCCGCAAAGCTATTATCCCGGCAGCAGGGCTGGGGACACGATTTTTACCGGCAACAAAAGCGCAGCCTAAGGAAATGCTGCCGATCGTTGATAAGCCGACAATCCAATATATCGTAGAGGAAGCAGTCGCCTCTGGGATCGAGGAAATTATTATCATCATCGGCAGGGGAAAAAGATCGATAGAGGATCATTTTGATAAATCCTATGAACTGGAAGATGCTTTATTAAAAAAGAATAAGCTTGATATTTTAGAAGAGGTCCAAAATATATCCAGCCTGGCAAAGATTTATTACGTTCGGCAAAAAGAAGCGCAAGGCCTTGGGCACGCCATTCTCTGCGCAAAAAGTTTTATCGGCAATGAGCCTTTTGCTGTTTTGCTTGGCGATGACATTGTAAAGTCAGAAATTCCTTGCTTAAAGCAAATTATCAATGTATTTGAATACTGCAATAGCTCTGTCATTGCTGTACAGAGCGTAGGGGATAGCGATGTCAGCAAGTATGGAATCGTAAAGCCAAAGGGAGCGAACCTGGAGCCGAACCTATTCTACATCGATTCATTGATAGAAAAGCCAAAAAAGGAGGAGGCTCCTTCCAATTACGCGATTATGGGACGCTATGTCTTGAGGCCTGAAATTTTTGACGTCTTGGCACAGCTTCCCTCCGGCCACGGCGGAGAAATTCAGCTGACGGATGCGCTTAATGAGCTTAATAGACGGCAGGCTGTATTGGCATACAACTTCGAGGGAAAGCGATATGATATCGGGGATAAAATCGGTTTCATCAAGGCAACAATTGATTTCGCACTGCAAAGGGAAGATACCCGGGACGATGTCATCGAGTATTTGAGAGATGTTCTGGGGATGACGGACCTGAAGAGCGAGTGTGACTGA
- a CDS encoding type II secretion system F family protein, with translation MLYFTFFLTIAFAIYGLYLMRAEKASHLKKRMSTFVSGVKEEIPDVTEKVSNASLFERIGKPLINEFKRSFKRRMPGEKEAKIETKLQLAGSPFGMSPVDFRLLQISLVLLFPLLAGGYGALLQAGYAGIFLFLIIGLAAGIFLPHYYLSIKKKTRNKSALKELPDILDLLTVSLEAGLGFDSAVSKVVSKKNGVLSAEFHRSLEELRLGRTRREALTGIKNRIEVEEVRAFISSILQAEKLGIGMVQVLRVQSNEVRERRRQRAEEEAMKAPVKMLFPLVLFIFPSLFIVLLGPALIQFLQTFSK, from the coding sequence ATGCTCTATTTTACATTTTTCTTAACGATTGCGTTTGCCATCTATGGACTGTACTTAATGCGGGCAGAAAAGGCCAGCCACTTAAAAAAGCGTATGTCTACCTTTGTCAGCGGCGTGAAGGAAGAGATTCCAGATGTCACTGAAAAGGTCAGTAACGCTTCCTTATTTGAGCGAATCGGAAAGCCGTTGATCAATGAATTTAAAAGAAGCTTTAAACGGAGGATGCCAGGCGAAAAGGAAGCGAAAATCGAGACGAAGCTTCAGCTAGCCGGGAGCCCTTTTGGCATGTCACCTGTTGATTTCAGGCTGCTGCAAATCTCCCTTGTGCTGCTGTTCCCGCTTTTGGCAGGCGGATATGGAGCCTTACTCCAGGCAGGCTATGCAGGGATATTCCTGTTCCTGATAATAGGGCTTGCAGCAGGCATTTTCCTGCCACACTATTATTTAAGCATCAAGAAAAAGACAAGGAATAAAAGCGCTCTAAAAGAGCTTCCTGATATTCTCGATCTCTTGACCGTCAGCCTGGAAGCGGGACTTGGATTTGATTCGGCAGTAAGTAAGGTCGTATCGAAAAAGAATGGCGTCTTGTCTGCCGAGTTCCATCGCAGCCTTGAAGAGCTGAGGCTTGGCCGAACAAGGAGAGAAGCACTTACCGGAATCAAAAATAGGATCGAAGTCGAGGAAGTACGAGCTTTCATTAGCAGCATCCTGCAGGCTGAAAAGCTGGGAATTGGTATGGTACAGGTTCTCCGTGTCCAGTCGAATGAGGTTCGGGAACGACGCAGACAGCGCGCAGAGGAAGAAGCTATGAAGGCTCCGGTAAAAATGCTGTTTCCTCTTGTCCTGTTTATTTTTCCTAGCTTGTTCATCGTTTTGCTTGGCCCAGCGCTAATCCAATTTCTTCAAACTTTTTCAAAATAG
- a CDS encoding type II secretion system F family protein, which produces MIYILTALFMMTVFLFFYSIFHRIFLSDKRLEKRIEKYLASSGTKLDRKQYDLMVYYQMTKQKVRKNMLTKEKNSKLETMLRRSGLPLKPEEYILFKWLAAGATGFFMLLVSGNILLMVIGFFIGFLLPGWYVKKKIKERIVKFNDGLPDMISTIVGSLRAGFSFQQALKTVIEEAGSPIKEEMDSVIKEMQYGASLEDSLNDLKERMPSEDLDLMIQAILIQRQVGGNLATVLDKIVQTIRERTKIHRQISSLTAQGRLSGIVIGLLPIILAFVLYLIEPEYIGTLFRHPIGIALTIAGIFAGIIGFVLIRKITAVEV; this is translated from the coding sequence ATGATCTATATCCTTACCGCCTTGTTCATGATGACAGTATTTTTATTTTTTTACTCGATTTTTCACCGGATCTTTCTTTCGGACAAGCGTCTGGAGAAGCGAATTGAAAAATACTTGGCTAGTTCAGGGACGAAGCTTGACAGGAAGCAATATGATTTGATGGTTTACTACCAAATGACAAAGCAAAAGGTCAGGAAGAACATGCTGACCAAGGAGAAGAATTCAAAACTCGAGACCATGCTTAGGAGGTCAGGTCTTCCGCTTAAGCCGGAGGAATATATCCTTTTTAAATGGCTGGCAGCAGGAGCCACAGGTTTTTTTATGCTCCTTGTTTCAGGGAACATACTCCTGATGGTTATCGGCTTTTTCATCGGATTCCTGTTACCCGGCTGGTATGTAAAAAAGAAAATTAAGGAACGCATCGTGAAATTCAATGATGGGCTTCCAGATATGATTTCTACGATTGTCGGGTCTTTAAGGGCTGGGTTCAGTTTTCAGCAGGCTTTGAAAACGGTGATAGAGGAAGCGGGTTCACCGATAAAGGAAGAAATGGACAGTGTCATCAAGGAGATGCAATATGGAGCTAGTCTGGAGGACTCCTTAAATGACCTTAAAGAAAGAATGCCTAGCGAGGATCTGGATTTAATGATCCAGGCCATATTGATTCAGCGTCAGGTAGGAGGGAATCTAGCGACAGTGCTTGATAAAATAGTCCAGACAATAAGGGAGCGGACAAAAATTCACAGGCAGATATCTTCACTGACTGCTCAGGGGAGACTATCGGGAATTGTAATTGGCTTGCTACCGATCATCTTGGCTTTCGTCCTTTATTTAATCGAGCCTGAATATATCGGAACGCTTTTCCGTCACCCAATAGGAATTGCATTGACGATCGCCGGCATATTCGCCGGCATCATTGGATTTGTTCTCATCCGCAAAATTACGGCAGTTGAGGTGTAG